The DNA window GGATCCAAACAACTTCAAGAAGTCCCGCTCTGTCGCGGCTTGGATCGGCCTGACAACCCGCCGATACCAATCGGGAGAAGTCGATTATGATGGCCATATATCCCGGCGCGGGGATCGACATCTGCGGGGGCTTCTCTACGAAGCCGCGGCGGTTATCCTGACACACTGTTCGACCGAAAGCAGCGTACGCGATCCAAAGACCGAGTTTACCAATGGCCTCAATGACAGTAATTCTGGACTGGCATTAAGCAATTGGATTTGCGTGGAATTTAGGCGTCCTTGTTGGTCAACCCGCTTACGTCGGCCAACGGATTGGTCAACCCAAGACGTCAGGATTGGTAAACCACCGAGGCAGCAGCCCTATCGAGCAAGGTCCGTGCGCGGTAAGATTATTTGAGCCTTTCCAAACGCCCGAAGCCGATACTCATTTGCCGAGTGGGCCATGTCGCGTCGGTAACGAGAGTCGGACAGTACGAGCAGCCTCCGCGCCGGAAAGGACGAGTTGGAGATGTCCGCCTGGCACGCCGCAATATAACATATTGGCTGCGGTCGCCCACCAAAAGGACCGTTCGGTATGGCAGCGCCTTCGACCCCCCGTCCTCTCCATAAATACCAGGGCGAACGACGATCTCCCCGAGGATGAAGCACCGGCTCTACAACCACTGGCAAAATGTATGAGCCCCTGCGTGGACAGCAGAATACGGCTGCATCGCTCGTGAGATCGCCGGGGAAATAGCATCTCTCAGCTTCAGGTCGACGCGGAGATGAATGCGCCGCCGAAACAGCCCCTTCGCTTGGCAGGCGGCCCAAAAGACGAATTCAGTTTCTCAGAGAATTGAAGACCGTGAGGAGGCCAGCAGCGCTATGGCCTGATTTTGGGTGCGCACGCCGAGCTTCTTCTTAGCGTTGTCCAAATGGAAAGCGGCGGTGCGCGGATTGACGCCCAAGATGTGGCCGATAGCCCAGGCTGACTTGCCGCGCGCGGCCCACTGCAGGCACTCATATTCGCGCGGTGTCAGCGAAATGCCATCCACTGTTCGGTCACCCGGCAGCTTGCGGCGAACGCAAATGTGAAAACAGGTCGCCAAGAGCTGAAGAGCTTGTTCATACTGTTCAGCCACCCGGAGAAATGCCGGATTGGGCTCATCAGCGGCAAAAGTGATCGCAGCAATGCAGCCGCGAAGATCGACAATCGGGATTGTCAAACCGCAGCGGATGCTGAACTGGGCCGCCTCATCAATCAACTGCTGTTGAGCTGGCGACATCTTAATGCCACACAAATCCGATCCCCATAGAAACGGGTAGCCGCCAAACCGCGCGCGCAAGACGACAGGATCGAGTTTCTCATACCGCTTTTCCAGATACTGCTTGGTCCAGCGAGATGGATAGTTCGAGATCAAGCTGGGTTTGCCGGAAGGTTGTGAGGGTAAAGACAGGTAGGCAAAGGTGCGTAGATCAAGTTCTGCGGCCGCGCGAGCCATGGCATCCCGGAAATCTGCCTCATCGACACTCTCGGACAGCTGTTCCAGAAATGTCTCGAATATAGGTGGCATGTTCTTCGTCATTATCCTGACTCGATCCCTTCATCTGTCTGCTGCCCGCCACCCTACCTGTAGACCGCCACCATAAGCCGGCCCGCATAACCGCGGCCTGTTTCGCGGGCATTGGCCGGCTGAGCGTCTTTACAGAATGCCGCGACGCTTCCACTATCTTCGCACCAGTCATCGCCAACTGCAGCTACGCTGGACTCTTCGAACGACCATCTCCGAGACGCTACGGCATCTTCCCCACGCAATAGTGCAATCGGAGTATCTTGTTGGGATTGGATGAAAGAAATGAAATCATCGCCGCCCCTTCATCATGCAATTGTGAGAAGTCATCCTGCGCCACCATGGTCGGGCGGCATCAAAGCCGTCATCAATCCAATGGTTGCCACGTGAACGTCGGTCGGCACGAAGAAGAGGACAACGGAGAGGCGCATCCTTGGCGCTTTGGGCGCTATGATCCGGAACGCCTTGTTGCGCCACTTTCTGTTTGTCAGTGGACAGATCGACTCCAACATTGGCATTCGTAGAGGTGCCGCTGTTCTCCGCTAAATTCAAATACCAAGCTATCATCTTAAGCCGGCCCCAACCCAAGCCGGCACTATCGCTCGACACTGCTGCGGCGACATTCCATTAAAGGCTCTGAAGCACTTTGCGAAGTGCGAAGCAGACATGAACCCGCAGGCGATGGCAACGTCGATGATGGGCATCCGCGTGCCTTCGATCAGGCGCTTCGCATGGTCTGTGCGAATCCGGAGATAATGACGCACCGGCGGAAGTCCTATATGGGAAGCGAACAAGCGTTCGAGCTGGCGCCGCGATACTCCGGCCCGTTGCGCGACCTCGTCCATTGCCAGCGGGAACTCCACATTTTCTTCCATGATCCGCATTGCCATCAGGAGCTTGTCGCTCACACCGGCAAAGGCTAGACCCGATGGCCCGGTCTGGCGGTTTGATCCTGAGCGCTGACCTTGGACAGTCGCGTGGCGGCAGACCTCCTGTGCAATATACCCGCCGGCGTGGCTGCCGATCAGATCGATTGCCAGATCGAAGGCTGCCAGTTCTCCTGCGCAGGTTGAATACTGGCCGTCCTTGACAAACAAGGAATCGCTTATGCGGGGCTGGTTGAACACTTCGGCGAAAGCAGCGAGCCGCGACCAGTGTATCGTGCAGCGTGTGCCTGCCAGAAGGCCCGTCCGCGCAAGCAGCCATGTCGCTGTCCCAACCGCTGATATCGGAATTCCGCGACGCGCCATCGTTCGCAGAAATCCGTTCAGCTCTGGCGTCAGTTGCCGTTCTACCGGCTCGCCCGTCACGATAGCGAGCTGGTTCGGTCTGCGATCGTCCGAGCCGAAAACCAGCTCGTCTATTGCGACATCAACGGCAACCGAAAGGCCGTTGGCGCCCTCGATTGGCCGAACGTCAAGCCCCGCGATTCGCCACCTGAACAGCGGCAGCCTCGATACCGTGTTGGCGATGCGAAAGGGTTCGATATAGGCGTGAAGCGCCAGGTGCGAGAAGCCGGGTAACACCAGAACCACTAGGTCAAACGGTCGATCGGCCGCCGCCGAAATTTTCGGCGTGGCCAACGATTTCATTGCGTTGATGTTGGCGGGTGCGTTCATCAGGACCCGTGGGTAGCTACCGGCTCGCCGAAGATGCCGGGTACCGGTTTAATGCCGAGGCCTGGCAGTTGCGGTACGGCGATATGGCCCTTTTCGATCACGATAGGGTTCTTCGTGTCGAAATGTCCTTCGATATATTCCTGCGCGATCCAGGCGCCTTCCATGCGGCGCGGTTCGACGGTCGCCGCAAGATGGACGCACGCCGCCGCGATGATGTCGCCGCCCCAGGCGTCGTCGCAGCTGTGCGGGAGTGAGCGGATGGCACAAAGGTCGCGCACGGTCGTCATCTTCGTGAGACCGCCCAGGCGCGTGACCTTGAAGCCGAAGCCATCCGCGATGCCTAGCGAGATCGCTCGAAGCACGACATTCTGATCCTCCGTGTTCTCGTCCAGATAGACCGGGTGTGTCACGCGGCCCCTGAGCGTCGCGGCTTCGTCCATAGTGTTGCAGGGCTGTTCGAAAACAAACGGGATCGCCTGGCAGAGCCGATCGAGATGAATGGCGGAGGCCGCGGTTAGACCTCTATTGCCGTCCACGGCGATGCGGGCTTTGTAGCCGACCGCCTCCCAAACCTTGTGAACGGTGGCCACATCCTCTTCGAGATTGCGTCCAGCTATTTTCACCTGCAGCCGTGGATACCCTGACTTCACCTTGTCGGCAGCAATCTTGGCCGTTTCGTCCGGCCGGCCAACAATCAGCGAATAGTATGAGGGGACGCGGTCGGTCAGCGCACCACCCAGCAATGTCGAGACCGGCACACCCAGCCGCTGGCCGAGCAGGTCGAGAAACGCCATGTCGAACGCGGCCTTGGCATAGCCATGTCCGTCCAGCCGCTCGTCCATTCGTTTCGCAAGAGACCTGATCGATGCAACTTCCTCACCGATGAGCCCCGGCGCAATCTCAGCAATCGCTGCGCGTGCGCCCAGTGCATGATGCGGCTGGTAAACGGGCCCGACCGGGCAGGTCTCACCCCAGCCCGTCAGCCCGTCATCGGCCACAATCTCCACGAGGGTGCTGTCAAGCGCGTCGACGTCATCGCTTGCCATTCGATAAGTGCCGCCTTTGACAGGCAGCTGGATCTTATAGACGTTGATCCGGTCAATGCGCATGAGGATGCTCAGTATTCCTCGTTGAGCGCGTCGACGGCTGGGATTTCCCGCGAGCGACGATCGATATACGCGCGCAATTCCTCGTCCTTCGCGACGTCTACCTTGGGTTCTTGATATTCGGCCAGAAGATGGCGAGCATGATCGAGGGCGCGTTGCTTGATGTCCTTGGAGCCATCAGCGTACCACTGCTCGATCGAGTTATTGTCAAAGAGTTTCGGGATAAAGAAGGCCTTCTCGAAGTTCGCCTGTGTATGCGGATGTCCAAAGTAGTGGCCGCCCGGCCCGACATCTCGCACCGCAGCAAGGGCTTCGTCGAAGTCGTCCCATTGAATGCCCTGCGCCATTCGGTAGCCCATGGAGCAGACCTCGGCATCGACGACGAACTTCGCGATCGAGCAGTGCATGCCAGCTTCGTTCCAGCCGGCCGAGTGCCAGATGTAATTTGCGCCCGACATCAGCACAGCCATCATGGTCATGGCGCTTTCGTAGCCGGCCTGGGCATCGAAGACCTTGGCGCCGCCGAGCAGGTTCGAGGTACGCCACGGCACATTGTAGCGGCGCGCCATCTGCCCGATCATGAAGTTCATGAGGGATATCTCTGGCGTTCCAGCCATCGGAGCCCCCGACTGCATCGACACGGTCGACAGGTAATGCCCGTAGATCGCAGGGCAGCCTTTGCGCACCACCTGCGTGTAGGCGAGTGCCGAAAGCGCCTCCGCATTGAGCTGCGCCACGGCCGCCGCGGTGGACGCTGGCGTGTTCGCGCCGCCGAGAACGAAGGGCGAGCACAACACGGGCTGATTGCGCCGGCAGAAAGCACGCATGCCACCCAGCATGACCTGGTCCCACACGAGCGGCGAATTGCCGTTGCAGTTTCCGGTGGTTACTGCATGCTTCTCGAGGAAGCCCTCGCCAAAAAGGATTTCGCACATGTCGAGCACGTCCTCGGCATTCTTGGGCGAAGTGGTCATTCCCATGAATATCTTGTCGGAGTGCTTCATCGACGAATACGTGATGTGCAGGTGCCGATGAGCGACAACAATGTCCATTGGTTCGACGATATGGTGCGCCGATGAATGCAATGCCGGCATCATGTGCGCCAGCTTATGGAAGGTCCCAAGGTCCGCGATCGTCGGGCCACGCCTGACGTCGTCGAGGTCGCGCATGTAAGGCGCGCCGGTCATCGGCACGAAGATAGATTTGTCGCCGCCGAGTTCGACATTCTTCGCTGGATTCCGCGCGAAATACTCAACCGTGGGAGGGATGGTCTTGATGAGCTCCATCACCAGACCGCGGTCGAGATGAACACGGTCATCCGCACGCACGTCGGCGCCGGCCTTCTTCCAGTCCTCGATCGCGATCGGGTCGCGGAATACCACGCCCACCTCTTCCAGAATCGCGAGCGAGGCCTCGTGAATGCGCTCAACCTGCTCGACATCCATCGGTTCCACAACGGGCAAGCCGCGCTTCAGCGTCGGCAACATGTCGATCTTAGGCGCCGTGCGGATCGTTCGCCGCGCTTCCCGCCCTCCTCTGCGAGAAACTTGCAGTTGAGCAGTCATGCTGGTCTTCCTCCAGACAAAATCGAGGGCTCAAAAAACCTGAACCGCGCGCTACTATTGCCGCGACAGAAGATTTGACCTACTGCAAAAGTCTCACGCGGCTGTTGAGTAAAGCGCCGCCGTAAGCGTATCCAACTGGCAGAGCGCGAGGGGCAGGGCAGCATAAGGCATCGCAGACCTGAGCTTACCAGCTTCTGAGATCCTGTATTGGATGCAGCTCCTCGCGGGTGCTATCACGTGCGGGGATTCAGCTTGTTGCAACTTAAGTCGGTCGCATACCAATCTTGAAGCCGCTATATCCCATGGCAGCCACTTCGTCGCAGATCCGTTGATACGTTGGCAGGCCACCCACGTATGGCAGGAATACCGCACGCTTTCCCGCAATGTTGGCGCCGAGGTACCAAGATTTCGCTTGAGGATACAATGTTCCCTCGACCGCTTTCTGAACTTGCTCCATCCATGTCTCTTCAGCTGACGAAGTGGCTTCTATATACTCGCCGTCCACTTTCAATAAATGCACAATGCAACTAGCTATCCATTCAACATTATCTTCGATCGCAACTATAACATTGGTCAACACTGATGGACTGCCGGGTCCCGTAACGACAAAAAGGTTTGGAAACCCGGAGCTCATAAGGCCAAGAAATGTATTCGGCCCATCGCGCCACTTTTCTCTAAGTGAGAGTCCGTGGCGACCAACAATATCGATCTTGCTCAGTGCGCCCGTAATAGCATCAAACCCAGTCGCCAAAACCAAACTGTTCAGTTTGAAAAAATCAAGCCCGGCTGTTATTCCATCCGAACCCATATCGCGGATCGGATTCGCACGGAGGTCAACCAGGGTGACGTTCTCGCGATTGAAGGTCTCGAAATATTTTGTATCGGAGCATATGCGTTTGGCACCGATAGGATGATCCATCGGTATTAAGAGCTCGGCGACTGTCGGATTTTCAACAACCGTGCGGATTTTGTCTCGAACGAATTGAGCGGCCGTTTCGTTTGCCTCTACGTCTCTCAGCAAATCTGAATATGCCACCGTAAGACCGGTTCCTCCTTGAGCCCATCGCCGCTCGAATTCCTGATTTCGCTCCTCCGGAGACGCAGCCAATGCGGATTTCGCACCGACCTGGCATAAAATTCCGGCAGGCATCGAACGTGCCATTGCACGCCGCTCAGCATAGTTCTTTTTCCAGGACCGCTCGTATTCGGAATCCATCGCCCGATTTCGCGCGGGTACGCTGAAATTTGGCGTACGCTGAAACACGTATAGGTGTTTGGCCTGCGCTGCGATCTCCGGTATCACCTGTATACCCGAAGATCCCGTGCCGATCACTCCTACGGTCTGACCGGAGAAATTGACCGCCTCATGAGGCCAATTGCCCGTGTGATAGACCCGACCCTTGAAAGTATCCAAACCACGGATGTTCGGAGTTTGGGCAGCGGACAAACAGCCCGTCGCCATCACGCACCACTTAGCCCGAAACTGCGTTCCTCGATCAGTCGACACGAGCCATCGGCAGTCTTCTTCGCGATAGACCGCGCCTATGACTCGGGTGTCGAATTCTATGTCGGGCAGAAGATTGAATTTCTTCGCCACGTAGTTCGCATAGGCCAGAATCTCCGGTTGCGACGCGTACCGTTCGGCCCAGCGCCATTCTTGCTGAAGCTCCTCCGAGAACGAGTAGGAGTACTGCATACTTTCAACGTCGCAGCGGGCGCCCGGATAACGGTTCCAAAACCACGTTCCGCCAACCCCCGCCGCCGCCTCCAGTACGACGGCCGACAGACCCAAAGAACGAAGTCGGTGCAGCATGTACATTCCAGCAAAGCCGGCACCGACGATGATGACGTCGAATGAGATGGCGGGTGCGCTGCCGCTAACGCGTCTCGCACTAGTGGCGCCTGCCATCGATGACTCCTTTATTGTGAATGGGGCTCATTGTGAATGGGGCGCATTGTGAATGGGGCGCATTGTTAATGAATCTCGTGGATCGAAACAATGGATTGTCTCAAGAAATAGAATCAACCCCCTCGTTACATTTCCGCAGGAACTGAAGCGCGGGATGCGCCGGCGGGCGCTCACCACGATCAACTTTCGGCCGGATCGGTGGAACTGCGCTGCATTGTCGCCTCGCCTCACTCGAAGCGCATTCGGCGGATATGACGCGATGCTGGCAATCATCAACATCTTGCTGTTTGCAGAAAAAGTCGCGTCGCAGTTGAGTTTATTTCGGTTGCGATACGCAATGCCGACAAGCTACCTGATGTGCAAAGCTGTTCACGTAATGTGCAGACTCTCTTTCGGAGGCTGGATCAATGATGTCGGCGTCGATCCGACCACGATCTAGCACCAAGAGCGTCGTTCGCGGCCTTCGGCGGCCGGACTTTCGGGCCAGGCGGACCGGTGTTCGACATCGACGGCCTGCAAAGCTGCGTAGCGCGTTCGTGCTGGCGGAGGCCCCAGGCTTCAGCCGTCACCAGTTTCCGTGAATGCGCTTCGGCCGTTCACACCGGTGAGGTTGCTCGTCTTGCGATCCGCGCCTCTTTGTTTGCACATCGGAGCTACGTTACATGATGCAGTTGGACGGTGATAAGAAACTGGAGGCCTATCGACGGATGCTCCGCATCCGTCGTTTCGAGGAAGAGGGGATGCGCCTGTTCAAAGGCGGCAAAATCCCCGGTAATTTCCATGCGAGTGTGGGTCAGGAAGCCGCCATCGTCGGGGCATGTATTGCCCTACGAAACGATGACGCAATGACCGGGACGCATCGTTCGCACGGCCATCCGATCGGGAAGGGTGGGCGTCTAGACGTCCTCATGGCCGAGCTGATGGGAAAGGAGGGTGGCATTTGCAAGGGACGCGGCGGTTCGATGCACCTTGCTGACAGGTCGGTCGGCATCATCAGCGAATCGGGCATCGTTGGCGGAGGCATTCCGCTGGCGACGGGGTGCGCGTTTAGCGCCAAGGTGCGGGGCGTCGATCAGGTAACTCTTTGCTTTTTTGGTGATGGCGCAGTGAACCAGGGCACCTTCCATGAGAGTCTCAACATGGCCTCCCTTTGGAAGCTTCCAGTCATATATCTTTGCGAAAACAACGGGTATGCAATCACCACCTCGGTGGCGCAGAGTCATGGGCAGCCGGACATTGCTCTTCGGGCGGCTGGTTATGGCATGCCAGGAGTGGCGGTTGACGGGCAAGATCTGAGTGCCGTCTATCAAGCTACGGCTCAGGCCGTCGCGAGAGCACGCGCTGGCGAGGGCCCAACCCTCATAGTCGCCAATACGTATCGTTTCGATGAGCACAACTTTGGCTTGGCGGTTCCGGGCGAACCTTATCGATCGGCTGAAGAAGTAGAGGCCTACAAACGCGACCGCGATCCGATTGTGCTCTATCGCGCTATACTTATCGATGAAGGCCTAAAAGAAGAGAGTTTGAGATCAATCGAGGATGAGGTGGTCGCAGCTGTCAAGCAGGCTATACAATTTGGCTTGGCCAGCCCCATGCCTCGGCCCGAGTCTCGGGCCGACTATATGTTCAATACACCGCTTATTGGCCACAATAGTTTCGTGACTGGGCTAGGGAGGAACTAATCATTATGGATAACGCCCAGAAACTCGCCGCGACGCCAGCCGCGTATGTTCAAATGACCTATCTTGAAGCGATCGTCCAGGCGCAGTTAGAGGAAATGGATCGCGATGAACGCGTAGTTCTGCTGGGAGAGGACGTTCCGATTTACGGTGGTCACAAGCTCATAGAACGGTTTGGCAAGAACAGGGTTTGGAACTTGCCTATTTCAGAAGGCGGTTTTACCGGCCTCGGAATCGGTGCTGCCATCAACGGCTTGCGGCCTATCGTCGACCTCACAATCGCCAGCTTTGTCTATCTCGCCTCGGATCAGATCATCAACCAAGCTTCCAAATTGCAGTATATGACCGGAGGCCAGATCGACATCCCGATCGTGTTTCGCTGCTCGATGTACTCAGTCGGCTCCAAGGCGGCGCAGCATGCCGACCGGCCCTATCCGCTTTTCATGAATATTCCGGGTCTCAAGATCATTTGCCCGACCAACGCCGCTGACATCAAGGGGCTGATGAAATCAGCAATTCGCGATGGCGATCCTGTACTCGTCTTCGAAGATGCCCGCCTCTGGGCACTCAAGGGTGATGTGCCCACAGATCCGGACTACGTCATCCCGATTGGCAAGGCGGATGTGAAGCGTGAAGGAAAGGACGTGACCCTCGTCGCCATTGCAGGCGCCATCCGGCCGACCATGGAAGCTGTCGACGCACTGGCAGAAGAAGGCATTTCGGTTGAGGTGATCGATCCACGTACGTTGAAGCCGCTTGATCATGACACCATCAAGACGTCGGTCGCCAAGACCGGACGGCTTGTGATTGTCGAAAATGCGCACCGTGTCTGCAACGTTGGCAGTGAAATCGCCGCCGTGATGGCGGAAGAAGCGTTCGATCTGCTGAAACGACCTATTCTTCGTGTATGCGCTCCAGACATTCACGTCCCCTTCAGTCCGTCGATCGAGAAGGATTTCTTCCCAACCAAGGATCACATCATAGCGGCTGTGCGACGGTTGCTCTAACAACCCAGGACACTTGAATAGGATGGAAACAAAGATGACAACCGACATTATCCTACCTTCCAGCGGAATGGGTATCGAGGAAGCTACAATCGTCCGTTGGTTGAAAAGCGTCGGAGACGAGGTCGTGGAGGGCGAGCCGGTCGCTGAAGTCGAGACCGCCAAAGCCACCGTGGAGGTCGAAGCGCCGGCGAGCGGCAGATTGGCGACGATCGTGGCACCGGAGGGCAAGACCGTCGAGATCAACGCCATTA is part of the Mesorhizobium loti genome and encodes:
- a CDS encoding helix-turn-helix transcriptional regulator, whose product is MPPIFETFLEQLSESVDEADFRDAMARAAAELDLRTFAYLSLPSQPSGKPSLISNYPSRWTKQYLEKRYEKLDPVVLRARFGGYPFLWGSDLCGIKMSPAQQQLIDEAAQFSIRCGLTIPIVDLRGCIAAITFAADEPNPAFLRVAEQYEQALQLLATCFHICVRRKLPGDRTVDGISLTPREYECLQWAARGKSAWAIGHILGVNPRTAAFHLDNAKKKLGVRTQNQAIALLASSRSSIL
- a CDS encoding GlxA family transcriptional regulator, translating into MNAPANINAMKSLATPKISAAADRPFDLVVLVLPGFSHLALHAYIEPFRIANTVSRLPLFRWRIAGLDVRPIEGANGLSVAVDVAIDELVFGSDDRRPNQLAIVTGEPVERQLTPELNGFLRTMARRGIPISAVGTATWLLARTGLLAGTRCTIHWSRLAAFAEVFNQPRISDSLFVKDGQYSTCAGELAAFDLAIDLIGSHAGGYIAQEVCRHATVQGQRSGSNRQTGPSGLAFAGVSDKLLMAMRIMEENVEFPLAMDEVAQRAGVSRRQLERLFASHIGLPPVRHYLRIRTDHAKRLIEGTRMPIIDVAIACGFMSASHFAKCFRAFNGMSPQQCRAIVPAWVGAGLR
- a CDS encoding mandelate racemase/muconate lactonizing enzyme family protein yields the protein MRIDRINVYKIQLPVKGGTYRMASDDVDALDSTLVEIVADDGLTGWGETCPVGPVYQPHHALGARAAIAEIAPGLIGEEVASIRSLAKRMDERLDGHGYAKAAFDMAFLDLLGQRLGVPVSTLLGGALTDRVPSYYSLIVGRPDETAKIAADKVKSGYPRLQVKIAGRNLEEDVATVHKVWEAVGYKARIAVDGNRGLTAASAIHLDRLCQAIPFVFEQPCNTMDEAATLRGRVTHPVYLDENTEDQNVVLRAISLGIADGFGFKVTRLGGLTKMTTVRDLCAIRSLPHSCDDAWGGDIIAAACVHLAATVEPRRMEGAWIAQEYIEGHFDTKNPIVIEKGHIAVPQLPGLGIKPVPGIFGEPVATHGS
- a CDS encoding trimethylamine methyltransferase family protein — protein: MTAQLQVSRRGGREARRTIRTAPKIDMLPTLKRGLPVVEPMDVEQVERIHEASLAILEEVGVVFRDPIAIEDWKKAGADVRADDRVHLDRGLVMELIKTIPPTVEYFARNPAKNVELGGDKSIFVPMTGAPYMRDLDDVRRGPTIADLGTFHKLAHMMPALHSSAHHIVEPMDIVVAHRHLHITYSSMKHSDKIFMGMTTSPKNAEDVLDMCEILFGEGFLEKHAVTTGNCNGNSPLVWDQVMLGGMRAFCRRNQPVLCSPFVLGGANTPASTAAAVAQLNAEALSALAYTQVVRKGCPAIYGHYLSTVSMQSGAPMAGTPEISLMNFMIGQMARRYNVPWRTSNLLGGAKVFDAQAGYESAMTMMAVLMSGANYIWHSAGWNEAGMHCSIAKFVVDAEVCSMGYRMAQGIQWDDFDEALAAVRDVGPGGHYFGHPHTQANFEKAFFIPKLFDNNSIEQWYADGSKDIKQRALDHARHLLAEYQEPKVDVAKDEELRAYIDRRSREIPAVDALNEEY
- a CDS encoding flavin-containing monooxygenase, producing the protein MAGATSARRVSGSAPAISFDVIIVGAGFAGMYMLHRLRSLGLSAVVLEAAAGVGGTWFWNRYPGARCDVESMQYSYSFSEELQQEWRWAERYASQPEILAYANYVAKKFNLLPDIEFDTRVIGAVYREEDCRWLVSTDRGTQFRAKWCVMATGCLSAAQTPNIRGLDTFKGRVYHTGNWPHEAVNFSGQTVGVIGTGSSGIQVIPEIAAQAKHLYVFQRTPNFSVPARNRAMDSEYERSWKKNYAERRAMARSMPAGILCQVGAKSALAASPEERNQEFERRWAQGGTGLTVAYSDLLRDVEANETAAQFVRDKIRTVVENPTVAELLIPMDHPIGAKRICSDTKYFETFNRENVTLVDLRANPIRDMGSDGITAGLDFFKLNSLVLATGFDAITGALSKIDIVGRHGLSLREKWRDGPNTFLGLMSSGFPNLFVVTGPGSPSVLTNVIVAIEDNVEWIASCIVHLLKVDGEYIEATSSAEETWMEQVQKAVEGTLYPQAKSWYLGANIAGKRAVFLPYVGGLPTYQRICDEVAAMGYSGFKIGMRPT
- a CDS encoding thiamine pyrophosphate-dependent dehydrogenase E1 component subunit alpha, which translates into the protein MMQLDGDKKLEAYRRMLRIRRFEEEGMRLFKGGKIPGNFHASVGQEAAIVGACIALRNDDAMTGTHRSHGHPIGKGGRLDVLMAELMGKEGGICKGRGGSMHLADRSVGIISESGIVGGGIPLATGCAFSAKVRGVDQVTLCFFGDGAVNQGTFHESLNMASLWKLPVIYLCENNGYAITTSVAQSHGQPDIALRAAGYGMPGVAVDGQDLSAVYQATAQAVARARAGEGPTLIVANTYRFDEHNFGLAVPGEPYRSAEEVEAYKRDRDPIVLYRAILIDEGLKEESLRSIEDEVVAAVKQAIQFGLASPMPRPESRADYMFNTPLIGHNSFVTGLGRN
- a CDS encoding alpha-ketoacid dehydrogenase subunit beta, with product MDNAQKLAATPAAYVQMTYLEAIVQAQLEEMDRDERVVLLGEDVPIYGGHKLIERFGKNRVWNLPISEGGFTGLGIGAAINGLRPIVDLTIASFVYLASDQIINQASKLQYMTGGQIDIPIVFRCSMYSVGSKAAQHADRPYPLFMNIPGLKIICPTNAADIKGLMKSAIRDGDPVLVFEDARLWALKGDVPTDPDYVIPIGKADVKREGKDVTLVAIAGAIRPTMEAVDALAEEGISVEVIDPRTLKPLDHDTIKTSVAKTGRLVIVENAHRVCNVGSEIAAVMAEEAFDLLKRPILRVCAPDIHVPFSPSIEKDFFPTKDHIIAAVRRLL
- a CDS encoding biotin/lipoyl-containing protein, translating into MTTDIILPSSGMGIEEATIVRWLKSVGDEVVEGEPVAEVETAKATVEVEAPASGRLATIVAPEGKTVEINAIIGTIED